From Pseudoalteromonas sp. DL-6, one genomic window encodes:
- a CDS encoding DUF3581 domain-containing protein — MLSPYYQQHADYVLISREQGCRFAKCVADDYNPLHDKDAKKFCAPGDLLFSLVLDRYGISERMEFTFAGMVDENTKLNFPEQPGEEFDVNHGEKVILKVKRDGKTSKCPTLTNSLIKNYVEFSGAAFPHVIIPLMGKQEVMINPARPMIIYESMIINLNNIDIKSPTLEFAEPSFEYAGKRGKITLRFNLLENGEKVGFGEKHMVVSGIREYCQSTVDDLIAFYNERKATLKPA; from the coding sequence ATGTTAAGTCCTTACTATCAGCAGCATGCTGATTATGTTTTAATTTCTCGTGAGCAAGGTTGTCGCTTTGCTAAATGTGTAGCCGACGACTACAACCCGCTTCATGATAAAGACGCTAAAAAGTTTTGCGCACCAGGAGACTTACTTTTTTCTCTAGTGTTAGACCGCTATGGCATTAGTGAGCGAATGGAGTTTACCTTTGCCGGTATGGTTGATGAAAATACCAAGCTAAATTTTCCAGAACAACCTGGAGAAGAGTTTGATGTAAACCATGGCGAAAAAGTAATTTTAAAGGTTAAACGCGACGGTAAAACCAGTAAATGCCCAACACTTACAAACAGTTTAATAAAAAATTATGTTGAGTTTTCAGGTGCTGCGTTCCCGCATGTAATTATTCCTTTAATGGGCAAGCAAGAGGTAATGATAAATCCTGCGCGGCCTATGATTATTTATGAATCAATGATAATTAATCTTAATAACATTGATATTAAATCACCGACCCTTGAGTTTGCAGAGCCAAGCTTTGAATACGCTGGTAAACGCGGCAAAATAACCTTGCGCTTTAATTTATTAGAAAACGGCGAAAAGGTGGGTTTTGGTGAAAAACACATGGTGGTATCGGGTATTCGTGAATACTGTCAAAGCACCGTAGATGATTTAATTGCATTTTATAATGAGCGTAAAGCCACATTAAAACCAGCTTAA
- the xseA gene encoding exodeoxyribonuclease VII large subunit encodes MFSKPSQTVYTVSRLNREIRALLEQGFASLVLTGEISNFIAPASGHWYFSLKDDKAQIKAAMWRGNNRNQSYRPVNGAQVTVKARVSLYEPRGDYQLIVEHMEPAGEGQLKQEFDALKMRLAAEGLFSSAYKKPLPQNINRIGVITSPTGAAIKDILTVLKRRAPQLEVVIYPAMVQGKEAHGHLIKQIELANLRNEVDVIILGRGGGSLEDLWCFNHEHLARAIYQSALPIVSAVGHEIDTTISDYVADVRAATPSAAAELVSPNTQELHNRVHQLISRLANAFKHDIADKRALAIQLQHRLNLCHPRNQLNQKSQRLDELSIALQQAMRQRLYQQERVLANLTPRLMRQSPDKKLANANYQLAQLHARLNQAMQQQLQHANNTLALQASRLDSVSPLNVLARGYSITKTAQNKVVKSVEDVKVGDVLITELVDGQVISKVEA; translated from the coding sequence ATGTTTTCTAAGCCCTCGCAAACGGTTTATACCGTATCTCGCCTTAATCGTGAAATACGTGCCTTACTTGAACAAGGTTTTGCGTCTTTAGTACTCACTGGTGAAATTTCTAACTTTATTGCGCCTGCTTCTGGGCATTGGTATTTTTCGTTAAAAGACGATAAAGCGCAAATTAAAGCCGCCATGTGGCGAGGCAATAATCGCAACCAAAGCTACCGCCCTGTAAATGGTGCACAAGTAACCGTTAAAGCACGTGTATCGTTGTACGAACCCCGTGGTGACTACCAGCTTATTGTTGAACATATGGAGCCTGCCGGCGAAGGGCAACTTAAGCAAGAGTTTGACGCGCTAAAAATGCGTTTGGCTGCAGAGGGCTTATTTAGCTCCGCTTATAAAAAACCCCTACCCCAAAACATAAATCGCATAGGGGTGATCACCTCACCTACAGGCGCCGCAATTAAAGATATTTTAACAGTACTAAAACGTCGTGCACCGCAATTAGAAGTCGTTATTTATCCTGCGATGGTGCAAGGCAAAGAAGCGCATGGCCATTTAATAAAGCAAATAGAGCTGGCAAATTTACGTAATGAGGTCGACGTTATTATACTCGGGCGCGGCGGTGGTTCATTAGAGGATTTGTGGTGCTTTAACCATGAGCACCTTGCTCGCGCTATTTATCAAAGCGCACTACCCATTGTGAGCGCTGTTGGCCATGAAATAGACACCACGATTAGCGATTACGTTGCTGATGTACGTGCAGCAACTCCTTCTGCAGCCGCAGAGCTCGTAAGCCCCAATACACAAGAGCTACATAATAGGGTTCATCAGTTAATTAGCCGTTTAGCGAATGCATTTAAACACGACATTGCCGATAAACGCGCACTAGCCATACAGTTGCAGCACCGCTTAAATTTATGCCACCCGCGCAATCAGCTAAACCAAAAATCACAACGCTTAGATGAGCTGAGTATTGCACTGCAACAGGCAATGCGTCAGCGTTTATACCAGCAAGAACGCGTGTTAGCTAATTTAACTCCACGCCTAATGCGCCAATCACCAGATAAAAAGCTAGCAAATGCAAACTATCAGTTAGCACAACTCCATGCAAGGCTAAACCAAGCGATGCAGCAGCAGCTACAACACGCAAATAATACGCTTGCCTTACAGGCGAGTCGGCTTGATTCGGTTAGCCCCCTTAATGTATTAGCGCGCGGTTACAGCATAACGAAAACGGCGCAAAATAAAGTGGTTAAATCAGTGGAAGATGTAAAAGTGGGTGATGTGTTGATCACTGAGTTAGTAGATGGCCAGGTTATTTCAAAGGTAGAAGCTTAG
- a CDS encoding pitrilysin family protein: MKFKLLATSLAVSLALTGCAMQQSQNTQTAAQQEQVNKADERVFSQDYLIEELDNGLRVMVVKTDYPDVVSLQIPVSVGSRNEVEAGKTGFAHFFEHMMFKGSEKFPQDVYSDILKNSGVDNRAYTTNDYTNYHLNFSKQHLDKVLEIEADIFQNLSYTEEQFRTEALTVKGEYLKNNASPIRKLLSAVRQEAFEKHTYKHTTMGFFEDIEAMPDQMAYGKEFFDKFYKPEYVSLVIVGDVDPKETMAMVKKHWGNWQKGDYVADIPKEPTQQAPKYVHEQNEGLPGHWLLVSYKGAAWEPQKKDRAALDLLSQLYFSSNSDIYQELVVEKQIASQMFTYNPETKDPGLLHVFVKVENADDLATVRDAINRTYAKARTELVDSQKLSDLKSNLKYSFINGLDSSQAIASTLASYMHFERDPEVINQLYKSADNITSEDIRAVANKYFVDNARTTITMSALDKAPGFEQESDLDALVAKYQQAPSKPIFKVLDKTNSSPLIDINLLFNTGAAADPQGKKGVAALTAAMLAQGGSTSMSYKDIKKAMYPLAGSFGYQIDKEMLSFQGRIHKDNAAQWYALVSEQLLNPGFREDDFKRLKKEMIDGIKSGLKASNDEELGKEVLYSVLYKGHPYESYNYGDLSDLEALTLDDVKAFYNAELTQAKLTVGLIGAVPEKLKAQMLADLATLPKGEQSRLTIPDAPELKGHHATIVEKSAQSTAVSFGFPIDTIRSSEDWTALWLVRSYFGEHRSSNSYLYERIRQTRGMNYGDYAYIEYFPRGMFQTKPDANLGRSEQIFQVWLRPLRSNNDAHFATRTALFELDKLIKNGMTEADFEATRNFLINFVPQMVASQNRQLGYALDSEFYNTDSFVNYVTNKLKTLTVGDVNRVIKDNLQTENIHYVFVTGDGEDMQKRLATMQTSPMVYNTDKPAELVAEDRVIADYKLAIPAKNIEVVKVDKVFQ, translated from the coding sequence ATGAAATTTAAATTACTGGCAACTAGCCTAGCGGTATCGCTGGCCTTAACCGGTTGTGCTATGCAGCAAAGTCAAAACACGCAAACAGCAGCTCAACAAGAACAAGTTAATAAAGCAGATGAGCGTGTTTTTTCACAAGATTACCTAATAGAAGAGCTAGATAACGGCTTGCGCGTTATGGTAGTTAAAACCGATTACCCAGATGTAGTATCGCTACAAATACCGGTATCTGTTGGCTCGCGTAATGAAGTGGAAGCGGGTAAAACTGGTTTTGCTCACTTTTTTGAACATATGATGTTTAAAGGCTCTGAAAAGTTTCCGCAAGATGTGTATTCAGATATTTTAAAAAATTCAGGGGTTGATAACCGTGCCTACACAACTAACGATTACACTAACTACCACTTAAATTTTTCAAAACAACACCTTGATAAAGTGCTCGAGATTGAAGCTGATATTTTTCAAAACTTAAGCTACACCGAAGAACAATTTAGAACGGAAGCGCTAACGGTTAAAGGCGAGTACTTAAAAAATAACGCCAGTCCAATTCGTAAATTATTAAGTGCGGTACGCCAAGAAGCGTTCGAAAAACATACCTATAAACACACTACAATGGGCTTTTTTGAAGACATTGAAGCTATGCCAGATCAAATGGCCTACGGTAAAGAGTTTTTTGATAAGTTTTATAAGCCTGAATATGTATCGCTTGTGATTGTTGGTGATGTTGATCCAAAAGAGACCATGGCGATGGTTAAAAAACACTGGGGTAACTGGCAAAAAGGCGACTATGTTGCTGATATTCCAAAAGAGCCAACTCAGCAAGCGCCAAAATATGTGCATGAGCAAAACGAAGGGTTACCAGGTCATTGGTTACTTGTGTCGTATAAAGGGGCCGCATGGGAGCCACAGAAAAAAGACCGAGCCGCATTAGATTTACTGTCGCAGCTTTATTTTTCTAGCAATTCAGATATTTACCAAGAGCTGGTAGTAGAAAAGCAAATCGCGAGTCAAATGTTTACCTATAACCCAGAGACAAAAGATCCAGGGTTACTGCATGTATTTGTAAAAGTTGAAAATGCCGATGATTTAGCCACAGTGCGTGATGCTATAAACCGTACGTATGCCAAAGCGCGTACCGAGTTGGTTGATAGCCAAAAACTCAGCGATTTAAAGTCTAATCTTAAATACAGCTTTATAAATGGTTTAGATTCATCGCAAGCAATTGCCTCTACACTTGCCAGCTATATGCATTTTGAGCGCGATCCTGAGGTGATTAACCAGCTGTATAAATCGGCAGACAATATCACTAGCGAAGATATTAGAGCCGTTGCAAATAAGTATTTTGTTGATAATGCCCGCACCACAATTACTATGTCGGCACTTGATAAAGCCCCAGGTTTTGAACAAGAAAGCGACTTAGATGCATTGGTAGCTAAGTATCAGCAAGCACCGAGTAAGCCTATCTTTAAAGTGCTGGATAAAACTAATAGCTCGCCGTTAATCGATATTAACTTATTATTTAATACCGGTGCCGCTGCCGATCCGCAGGGTAAAAAAGGGGTTGCAGCACTGACTGCCGCAATGCTGGCGCAAGGTGGCTCAACCTCAATGAGTTACAAAGATATTAAAAAGGCAATGTACCCACTGGCGGGTAGCTTTGGTTATCAAATAGATAAAGAAATGCTGTCGTTCCAAGGGCGTATTCATAAAGATAATGCAGCTCAGTGGTATGCCTTAGTGAGTGAGCAGCTGTTAAACCCAGGCTTTAGAGAAGATGACTTTAAACGTCTGAAAAAAGAAATGATCGATGGCATTAAGTCGGGTTTAAAAGCCTCTAATGATGAAGAGTTGGGTAAAGAAGTGCTCTACAGTGTGCTTTATAAGGGGCACCCTTATGAAAGCTATAACTACGGTGACTTATCAGATTTAGAAGCGCTCACTCTTGATGATGTTAAAGCGTTTTATAATGCTGAACTTACACAAGCTAAACTTACTGTGGGTTTAATTGGTGCTGTGCCTGAAAAACTTAAAGCACAAATGTTAGCTGACTTGGCGACACTTCCAAAAGGCGAACAAAGCCGCTTAACAATCCCTGATGCGCCAGAGCTTAAAGGTCATCATGCAACGATTGTTGAAAAGTCAGCGCAATCAACGGCTGTGTCGTTCGGGTTCCCTATTGATACCATTCGTAGCAGCGAAGACTGGACCGCATTGTGGCTAGTGCGTTCGTACTTTGGTGAGCATCGCAGTTCTAACAGTTACTTGTACGAACGTATTCGTCAAACGCGTGGTATGAATTACGGTGATTACGCCTACATTGAATACTTCCCTAGAGGTATGTTTCAAACTAAACCTGATGCAAACTTAGGGCGCTCTGAGCAAATATTCCAAGTGTGGCTGCGTCCACTGCGCTCAAACAACGATGCGCATTTTGCAACCCGTACCGCATTATTTGAGCTAGATAAGCTAATTAAAAATGGTATGACTGAGGCAGATTTTGAAGCTACACGTAACTTTTTAATTAACTTTGTGCCACAAATGGTTGCTAGTCAAAATCGCCAGTTAGGTTATGCGCTAGATAGCGAGTTTTATAACACCGATAGTTTTGTAAACTATGTAACAAACAAGCTTAAAACATTGACTGTTGGCGATGTAAATCGAGTGATTAAAGACAACCTACAAACTGAGAATATTCACTATGTGTTTGTTACCGGTGATGGTGAAGATATGCAAAAACGTTTAGCAACTATGCAAACCTCGCCTATGGTGTATAACACCGATAAGCCTGCCGAATTAGTGGCTGAAGATAGGGTAATTGCTGATTACAAACTGGCAATACCAGCGAAAAATATTGAAGTAGTGAAGGTGGATAAAGTATTTCAATAA
- a CDS encoding helix-turn-helix transcriptional regulator, protein MQLNPTTVKSLRHTFDWTQQQLADACDVSLRTIQRVEKEGAASKETTMALCAVFEVRQGELIKLDENNQNDANNSPSKSFIAGLVISSVISFALGAASVLLISN, encoded by the coding sequence ATGCAATTAAACCCTACAACGGTAAAGTCGCTTAGGCACACATTCGATTGGACACAACAACAGCTTGCCGATGCCTGCGATGTAAGCTTACGAACTATTCAACGGGTAGAAAAAGAAGGTGCAGCCTCAAAAGAAACCACCATGGCCTTATGTGCGGTATTTGAAGTACGCCAAGGTGAGCTTATTAAGCTTGATGAAAACAACCAAAATGATGCCAATAACAGCCCATCTAAAAGTTTTATTGCTGGTTTAGTTATTAGCTCTGTTATTAGTTTTGCTCTTGGTGCAGCCTCAGTACTATTAATTAGTAACTAA
- the cysE gene encoding serine O-acetyltransferase, with product MRHEIWQQLRSEANEVVTREPLLASHVYSCILNHECLGSALSFIVANKLADAVVSAFTIRELFDQAFVKCDRMLTHVAHDIKAVKDRDPAAETYLTVILNLKGFHAIQAHRLANCLWQQNRKELARFIQSRTSEVFGVDIHPACKVGQGIMFDHATGIVIGETAVIEDNVSILQSVTLGGTGNEQGDRHPKIRAGVLIGAGAKVLGNIEVGEGARIGAGSVVLSPVPPHTTAVGVPAKIIGRPDCECPAESMNQNFLEYPEPENESHTSAML from the coding sequence ATGCGTCATGAAATTTGGCAACAGCTTCGTAGTGAAGCAAATGAAGTAGTAACTCGTGAACCCCTTTTAGCGAGCCATGTGTATTCGTGTATTTTAAATCATGAGTGCTTAGGGTCGGCATTGAGTTTTATTGTTGCTAATAAACTAGCTGATGCTGTGGTTTCTGCTTTTACAATCCGTGAGTTGTTTGACCAAGCTTTTGTAAAGTGTGACCGCATGCTGACACATGTTGCTCATGATATTAAAGCAGTAAAAGATCGTGACCCTGCAGCCGAAACCTACCTTACTGTGATTTTAAATTTAAAAGGGTTTCACGCGATTCAAGCACACCGTTTAGCAAACTGCTTATGGCAGCAAAACCGTAAAGAGCTTGCACGCTTTATTCAAAGCCGTACCTCAGAGGTGTTTGGGGTTGATATTCACCCTGCCTGTAAAGTAGGCCAAGGCATCATGTTTGACCATGCTACCGGTATTGTAATTGGCGAAACCGCCGTGATTGAAGATAATGTATCTATATTACAATCGGTTACATTAGGTGGTACGGGTAACGAGCAAGGCGATCGCCATCCTAAAATCAGGGCGGGCGTACTTATTGGTGCGGGTGCTAAAGTGTTGGGTAATATTGAAGTAGGCGAGGGCGCACGTATTGGTGCAGGCTCTGTGGTACTAAGCCCTGTGCCGCCTCATACGACCGCGGTGGGTGTGCCTGCAAAAATTATTGGTCGTCCTGATTGTGAGTGCCCGGCAGAAAGTATGAACCAAAACTTTTTAGAATACCCCGAGCCAGAAAACGAATCGCACACCAGTGCAATGCTTTAA
- a CDS encoding DUF2806 domain-containing protein: MEFPGEKLVIKMWETLAEKGIGSALQPWHEKRLGEAKNQVRRNEIIMLAEAEKLAADIKAGKNIPIDVSTPLIGGSAQNRIEPTIGLPDLAITAANIDISESIRKEVNVSRAVLAAENILASEVQEPPVQDVEDDWLYSWRENAGRVSSEELQDLWGRILAGEIKNPGSYSFRTMEFLKGLSKDEAELISKVAKFVVAGSIFRDKDSFLEQSGISFNTLLFLQEIGIVSGVESVGLSVTWNSTSPTNYIKALISNNKVILLEHDDIDKKADAAIYQLTSVGRQILALASFGSQDDYLLSIAQDYVKKGFKVKLGDWKPLTATQGHILNPQAIEA, from the coding sequence ATGGAATTTCCAGGTGAAAAATTAGTTATAAAGATGTGGGAAACTCTCGCCGAAAAAGGAATTGGTTCAGCTCTACAACCTTGGCATGAAAAACGATTAGGTGAAGCTAAAAATCAAGTTAGAAGAAACGAAATAATAATGTTAGCTGAAGCTGAAAAGTTAGCAGCTGATATAAAGGCTGGAAAAAATATACCAATTGATGTGTCTACTCCCTTAATTGGTGGATCTGCACAAAATAGAATAGAACCAACTATTGGTCTTCCTGATCTAGCAATAACAGCAGCTAATATCGATATTTCTGAATCCATTAGAAAAGAAGTAAATGTAAGTAGAGCAGTTCTTGCGGCTGAGAATATATTAGCTAGCGAAGTTCAGGAGCCTCCAGTACAAGATGTAGAAGATGATTGGTTATATTCATGGCGGGAAAATGCGGGTCGTGTTTCTTCTGAAGAACTTCAAGATCTTTGGGGACGAATTCTAGCAGGAGAAATTAAGAACCCCGGTAGCTACTCATTTAGAACTATGGAATTTTTGAAAGGCTTGTCCAAAGATGAAGCAGAATTAATTAGTAAGGTTGCAAAATTTGTTGTGGCTGGTTCAATATTTAGAGATAAAGATTCATTTCTAGAACAAAGTGGTATTAGCTTTAATACGTTATTGTTTTTACAAGAGATTGGGATTGTCTCCGGCGTAGAATCTGTTGGCTTATCTGTAACATGGAATTCAACATCCCCTACAAATTATATAAAAGCATTAATTTCTAATAATAAAGTAATTTTATTAGAACATGACGACATTGATAAAAAAGCAGATGCTGCTATATACCAACTAACTAGTGTTGGTAGACAGATTTTAGCTTTAGCTTCATTTGGTTCGCAAGATGATTATTTATTATCAATTGCGCAAGATTATGTAAAAAAAGGTTTTAAAGTAAAACTGGGAGATTGGAAACCACTAACCGCAACACAAGGACACATATTAAATCCTCAAGCAATTGAAGCCTAA
- a CDS encoding DEAD/DEAH box helicase — protein sequence MSATSFSSLALDPLLLTAIEQNNYTTPTAIQHKTIPPILAGKDVMGSAQTGTGKTAAFVLPLLHKLLNTTKKDEPGIARVVILTPTRELAQQVFASFEKYAQGTDIKGALAYGGASIGPQIKALKTAQVIVATPGRLLDHIVKGSVVLSSVDSLVFDEADRMLDMGFIDEIRRILRHIPGDRQTLLFSATFDDSVFELSKKLLKDPELIEVDKRNSAAVEVEQVIYAVDEDRKRELVSHMIGMKNWRQVLIFTRTKQMADKLAKEMCKDGLKTESIHGDKSQGARDRALQNFKEGSTRVLVATDVAARGLDIPALKYVINFELPYIAEDYVHRIGRTGRAGEQGLAMSLVSLDEQWLLEEIEVLLDTRLTPQWLEGYEPDLNKPPKDNRKNTNKARKDRDKKRITGQRAPNRRRK from the coding sequence ATGTCTGCCACATCGTTCTCATCACTAGCCCTAGACCCGTTACTATTAACGGCAATAGAGCAAAATAATTACACTACGCCTACCGCCATTCAGCACAAAACGATACCGCCAATTTTAGCGGGCAAAGACGTTATGGGTAGCGCTCAAACTGGTACTGGTAAAACAGCCGCGTTTGTTTTGCCGCTTTTACATAAGCTTTTAAATACCACTAAAAAAGACGAACCAGGCATTGCTCGTGTGGTTATTTTAACGCCCACTAGGGAGCTTGCTCAGCAAGTATTTGCAAGCTTTGAAAAATACGCACAAGGTACAGATATAAAAGGTGCACTTGCCTATGGTGGCGCAAGCATTGGCCCACAAATCAAAGCTCTTAAAACAGCGCAAGTAATAGTGGCAACGCCAGGGCGCTTACTTGATCATATAGTGAAGGGCAGTGTGGTGCTTTCAAGCGTGGATTCTTTGGTATTTGATGAAGCAGACCGTATGCTTGATATGGGTTTTATTGACGAAATTAGACGAATACTGCGTCATATCCCAGGCGATCGTCAAACCTTACTGTTTTCTGCGACCTTTGATGACAGTGTTTTTGAGCTAAGTAAAAAATTACTTAAAGACCCAGAGCTTATTGAAGTCGATAAGCGCAACTCTGCTGCTGTAGAGGTTGAACAAGTTATTTACGCAGTAGATGAAGACAGAAAACGCGAACTGGTATCGCACATGATTGGCATGAAAAACTGGCGCCAAGTGCTTATATTCACCCGCACAAAACAAATGGCCGATAAGCTAGCCAAAGAAATGTGTAAAGATGGTTTAAAAACCGAATCTATTCATGGTGATAAATCGCAAGGTGCTCGCGATCGCGCATTACAAAACTTTAAAGAGGGCAGTACGCGTGTTTTAGTAGCCACCGATGTAGCGGCGCGCGGTTTAGACATACCGGCACTTAAATACGTAATTAACTTTGAATTGCCATACATAGCTGAAGACTATGTGCATCGTATTGGCCGTACAGGGCGTGCAGGCGAGCAAGGCCTTGCTATGTCGCTAGTGAGTTTAGATGAGCAATGGCTGCTTGAAGAAATTGAAGTGCTGCTTGATACCCGCTTAACACCACAATGGCTTGAAGGCTATGAACCTGATTTAAATAAGCCGCCTAAAGATAACCGCAAAAACACTAACAAAGCGCGTAAAGATCGCGATAAAAAACGTATTACAGGCCAAAGAGCACCAAATAGAAGACGTAAATAA
- a CDS encoding CPBP family intramembrane glutamic endopeptidase — MTFYFLAAAILCVFPQCKLTVFRQPLWQYLLLLSVISAYYQEYINLNAVAVIAVYVGLFHFTLLATSALKRNVLTSLFITASLGLALHWFAGFNNLPIVVNEQITSNAIAFTLYANFDKALAGLMLAAYVFEKNKTAKPVTIGYPALIIIITILAALITALTLNLVEFAPKVPEFWLLFIAINLLFTCVAEEALFRGVIQTKLSKLITPSRFALLAPVISTCVFSLAHFSAGTHYMLVAAVAGFGYGYIYYKTSRLEWAILCHWLVNVFHFFLFTYPMLATPS; from the coding sequence ATGACTTTTTACTTTTTAGCTGCCGCTATTTTATGTGTTTTCCCGCAGTGTAAACTCACTGTATTTCGCCAACCATTATGGCAATACTTATTGCTGCTAAGTGTTATTAGCGCCTATTATCAAGAATATATAAATTTAAACGCGGTTGCTGTTATAGCTGTTTATGTGGGATTGTTTCACTTTACGCTATTGGCAACCTCAGCGTTAAAACGTAATGTTCTAACGTCTTTATTTATAACAGCCTCACTCGGGTTGGCCTTACATTGGTTTGCGGGTTTTAATAACCTGCCTATTGTTGTTAATGAACAAATCACCAGTAACGCAATTGCATTCACCTTGTATGCTAATTTTGATAAAGCATTAGCGGGTTTAATGCTGGCCGCTTATGTTTTTGAAAAAAATAAAACGGCAAAGCCAGTAACTATCGGCTACCCTGCTTTAATCATAATTATCACTATTTTAGCGGCGCTCATAACTGCTTTAACGTTAAACCTTGTTGAATTTGCGCCAAAAGTACCTGAATTTTGGTTGTTATTTATAGCCATCAACCTACTTTTTACCTGCGTTGCAGAAGAGGCATTATTTAGGGGAGTGATACAAACTAAGCTTTCAAAACTAATAACCCCGAGCAGGTTTGCATTACTGGCACCGGTGATCAGCACTTGTGTATTCTCACTGGCACACTTTTCAGCGGGTACTCATTATATGCTTGTGGCGGCCGTTGCAGGTTTTGGTTATGGCTATATTTACTATAAAACTAGCCGATTAGAATGGGCCATTTTATGTCATTGGCTCGTTAATGTGTTTCACTTTTTCTTATTTACTTACCCTATGCTGGCAACACCATCTTAA
- the gltX gene encoding glutamate--tRNA ligase — translation MTIRTRVAPSPTGDPHLGTAYIALFNYCFAKQQGGEFVLRIEDTDQVRSTPESEQAIMDSLRWLGLEWDHGPDVGGEFGPYRQSERSDLYKKYAHQLVEDGKAFYCFATSEELDQMREEQMAEGLRPKYDGRGLNHTEDEIKANLAAGKPYVIRMKIPSEGTFKFNDYLRDEIEIPWENVDMQVLLKADGFPTYFLANVVDDHHMQISHIFRGEEWINSAPKLLKLYEDFGWEAPVLGHLPLLRNPDKSKLSKRKNPTSINYYKEMGYLPEAVLNYLGRMGWSMPDEREKFTLNEMIEHFDMKRVSLGGPVFDVDKLSWLNGMWIRENLTDAELMQRFVDWKFNGDMLAKVLPEAKTRINTLSDMVDLAGHFVGGIPTYDPALLTAGKADEDVIRQALQFFVWQLEGLRSFEKPAIFAIAKEVATFHELKIKDFLEPIFVAITGKTSSTSVLDAMEILGSDLSRARLRVALAHLGISKKQAKKIERAYRDYPSA, via the coding sequence ATGACAATTCGTACCCGTGTTGCTCCGTCGCCAACTGGTGACCCGCATCTTGGCACCGCTTACATTGCCTTATTTAACTACTGTTTTGCTAAACAGCAAGGCGGTGAATTTGTACTTCGTATTGAAGATACTGACCAAGTTCGCAGCACACCTGAATCTGAACAAGCCATCATGGATAGCTTACGCTGGTTAGGCCTTGAATGGGATCATGGTCCTGATGTAGGTGGTGAGTTTGGTCCATACCGTCAATCTGAGCGCAGTGATTTATATAAAAAATACGCTCATCAGTTAGTTGAAGACGGCAAAGCATTCTACTGTTTCGCAACCAGCGAAGAACTGGACCAAATGCGTGAAGAACAAATGGCCGAAGGTCTGCGTCCTAAATACGATGGTCGTGGCTTAAACCATACAGAAGACGAAATTAAAGCAAACTTAGCAGCGGGTAAACCTTACGTTATTCGTATGAAAATCCCAAGTGAAGGTACGTTTAAGTTTAACGATTACCTACGCGACGAAATTGAGATCCCGTGGGAAAACGTAGACATGCAAGTGCTATTAAAAGCGGATGGTTTTCCAACGTACTTTTTAGCTAACGTGGTGGATGATCACCATATGCAAATTAGCCACATTTTCCGTGGTGAAGAGTGGATAAACTCAGCGCCTAAGCTATTAAAACTGTATGAAGATTTTGGTTGGGAAGCACCGGTACTAGGTCACTTACCATTATTGCGTAATCCAGATAAATCAAAACTGTCTAAGCGTAAAAACCCAACGTCTATTAATTACTACAAAGAAATGGGTTACCTACCAGAAGCGGTACTAAACTACTTAGGCCGTATGGGTTGGTCAATGCCTGATGAGCGTGAAAAGTTCACCCTTAATGAAATGATTGAACATTTTGACATGAAGCGTGTATCGCTTGGTGGCCCAGTATTCGACGTAGACAAGTTAAGCTGGTTAAACGGTATGTGGATCCGCGAAAACTTAACTGATGCAGAGCTAATGCAGCGTTTTGTTGACTGGAAATTTAATGGCGACATGCTGGCTAAAGTCTTACCTGAAGCTAAAACGCGTATTAATACGCTCTCTGACATGGTTGATTTAGCAGGGCACTTTGTAGGCGGCATCCCGACTTACGACCCAGCGCTATTAACAGCCGGTAAAGCTGACGAAGATGTTATTCGCCAAGCATTACAATTTTTTGTATGGCAGCTAGAAGGCTTACGTAGCTTTGAAAAGCCTGCTATTTTTGCAATTGCAAAAGAAGTAGCCACCTTCCACGAGCTTAAAATTAAAGATTTCTTAGAGCCTATATTTGTGGCTATTACCGGCAAAACATCGTCTACCTCGGTATTAGATGCAATGGAGATTTTAGGGTCTGACCTATCGCGTGCACGTTTACGTGTTGCGCTTGCCCATTTAGGTATTTCTAAAAAGCAGGCTAAAAAGATAGAACGCGCATACCGTGATTATCCAAGTGCGTAA